The Zonotrichia albicollis isolate bZonAlb1 chromosome 23, bZonAlb1.hap1, whole genome shotgun sequence genome contains the following window.
GTGGGCAGTGGTGGATGTTCCCTGTCACCCGTCCCCAGGGCTGGAAGTGGCACAGCCcatcctgcttctggctgggCGAGGACCATGTCCCCTACAGAGATGCCCGCAAGACATGCTCTGACTACAGCTCCACGCTGGTTACCATCACCAACAGGTCAGTGCCATGCCAGTGGTGGTGGGTTTGCCCCAAAACAAGCCCTGCAAGGAAGTGActtccaagggctggagcatcATGGGCAGCTCAGTGTCCCAGTAGACGATCCCACTCTCACTGTCCCTTCAGGTTCGAGCAGGCATATGTGAGCAGTCTCATCTATGGCTGGGATGGGGAGTATTTTTGGACAGCTCTGCAGGACATCAATGAGACAGGTGCATTCCACTGGCTGAGTGGTGATGAGGTGACGTACACTCACTGGAACCGCAACCAGCCTGGTAAGGGATGGGGGTGGGATGAAGACTCCCTTTCcatggagggcagggctggcactgccccccAGAACAGTCCAACTCTAAGGCTGGCATCTCCCCTGCTCTTGTGAGCACTCCAGGTTACAACAAGGGTGGCTGCGTGGCCCTGGCCACTGGCAGCTCCATGGGGCTGTGGGAGGTGAAGAACTGCAGCACTTTCAAGGCCAAGTACATCTGTCGACAGAACTTGGGCACCCCAGTGAATCCTGAACTGCCCAGTCCTTTCCCCACGCCCAGCCTCACTGCCAACTGCCCCCCAGGATGGAGCTCCAACCCCAAACTTCGTCACTGCTACAAGGTGAAGGGGGGTTGGACAGGTTGGTGTGGGGATGCACATGCCTCCCCTGGGCAGGGGAGTGAGGGGCACGTTTTGGTGCTTGCAAGAGGCACTCCACaaccctggctggggctggatgGCGCCACTGTGTCCTGGGACACGGCTGCCTGCAGGTTGGAACAAGGCTCTGCTCCTGTTCTGCTGTTGAGCCTCCCATGCTGtgggtttttcctttcccaggTATTCAACTTCGAAAAGCTGCAAGAGAAGAAGACGTGGATCGCTGCACAGGAATTCTGCCGGGAGCTGGGAGCCCAGCTGCTCAGCCTAGGCAGCTATGAGGAGGAGCATTTTGTTGCCAACACCCTCAACAAGATTTTTGGGTGAGAGGCTGGGGGCATCAGTGTGTCCCACTGCTGGTGTGTGCTTGCCACATGCCCACAGCCCTCCTGGTGATCTAGCAGATGtgagtggatggatggatggatggatggatggatggatggatggatggatggatctcTCTGAGCACAGACCAGTGTACAGAAGGTGCATCAGTTGGTGTGGCTAATGTGGGAGGTGCACAGGAAGTTCAGTGTAATTTGGGGATGGAGCTTGGGTTTAAAGCAGCTCCAGTCCTGAGATGGCATGCCTGTTATCCCAGTTCCTATCTTCAGGTATGTGGGGATGGCAGGCtttgaaaacaaacagaaaaagccttgattataaatatatatttgtagAGAAGTATAAACCCCTCTGGTCTGAAGGAGGTTGTGTACTCACATGTGCCCCTGGGTCCCCACAGGGAGTCAGAACCGGAGCTTCATGAGCAGCACTGGTTCTGGATTGGCCTGAACCGGCGGGACCCTGCTGGGGACCAGAGCTGGAGGTGGAGCGACGGGCTGGGGGTGAGTCCAGGGGCCATTTGAGTTGTGGGAGGGACGAATCTGGTGCTGGTGAATGGGACCAACACTGCCCATCTCTTTCAACCCCCAGTTCTTCTACCACAACTTTGACCGCAGCAACTATGATGATGACGACATCCGGAGCTGCACAGTGCTGGATCTAGCCTCCCTGCAGTGGATGCCGATGCAGTGTGAAGCCCAGCTGGACTGGATCTGCAAACTGCCCAAAGGTGCTGGCAAAGGGGTCCCCAAAACCATCAGCTGTGACTGCATGGGCTGTAGGGTGGCAGAATCCTTGGGAGGAGGGAGGGTGATTCCTAATTCAAGGACTGGGAGAGGTACTGTCACTTCTGGGGGAATTCAGGAGGGGCATCCTGCCGTTATAGCCCATGGATGGTTTGCAGAGAAGCATCCATGAGAGCATCCCAGCCTGCACCCCACTGACACCTTCTCTTGCCCTTTCTCCAGGTGCCGATGTGAAGGAGCCAGAGATCACAACCCAAGGTGTGTTAGCCACAGCCTTTTGACAAGGTCACAGAATAttttgagttggaaaggacccacaaggactattgagtccagctcctggccctgcaccccAGCAATCCTACCCTGTGCttgagagtgttgtccaaatACTCCTtgagctctggcagccgtgGAGCCATAGTTACtgtcctggggagcctgttcagtgcctgaCCACTCACTgagggaagaaccttttcctgatatccaacctcaACCTCTCCTGGCTCAACTTCAGGTCATGCATAGACCACCTGATGTCTTCAATGGATGTCTGCTGCAGTGTTATTAAGAGGGTGGATCCTGGGCAGGGTTGTGGGAGGGAGGGGAATCCAGGCATCCCACTGCAGCTCCATTGCAGGAGAGGGACAAAAGCAAAGCAGACCAATAGACAGGGATGTGGATGTCCTGTCAGGgtgaccatggcaggggtgtcAGCTTCAGTGTAAGGTCTGAtctgtgcctgcaggcagcaaaGAGTGGTTGAAGTACCAGGAGGCCGAGTACAAGTTCTTTGAACACCACTCAACATGGCTGCAGGCAAAGCGCATCTGCAGCTGGTTCCAGGCTGAGCTGACGTCAGTGCACAGCAAGGCCGAGCTGCACTTCCTGGGCCAGAACCTGAAGAAGGTACCAAGGGGACAGGAACTTCCCAGGGCACCAGTGGCCATGGGCTCTGCTACCTTGTGGGTGCTCTTCCTCGCCTTCTTTCACCCTTTTCTGAAGGGACCATATTTGGGGGTGCTAGGCTTTGCTGGGGTCATGATGGATTTGTGTGGTGGCTGGTCCTGATGCCtgggggtgggtttggggcttAGCAAAGTGATGTTTTTTGCCTTGCTTTTGCAAGCTGGGGAAGGGTGTCTGATCCCCATGGCAGCCTCAGTTGCCCCCAAAGACTCTCCAGTCCCTGAAGGGCACTGATATATCCTCTCTGGGCGTGCAGTTCTCCAggggccaggagcagcactggtgGATTGGGCTGCACACCTACGAGAACGACGGGAGGTTCAAGTAAGTCACAGCCACTGTATCCCTGGACGTCCCTACCCTACAGTGCCCATGACATCCCCATACCACTATGTCCCTGCACAGTGTGGTTCCCACATCTCAGAGTGCTGTGACTCAGCATCTGTATCTTGGGTCTCATTATGGGGTGCTGGGCTGGAGATTCCTCACCCAAGAGGGTAGTGGTGGAAAATGCTCCCAGTTAGGGCATTCAAGTGGTCCCATTCACCAAGTCACTGCTCATCCTCCTGATGCTGTTCCAGGTGGTCTGATGGGTCCCTCCTCAACTTTGTCTCTTGGGCACCAGGCAAGCCTCGGCCCATCAGCAAGGACAGGAAGTGTGTGTACATGACAGCCAGCCGAggtgagggcagggcagggctccaCATGGGGCTCTGAGTGGCTGGGGCACTGGTACCAGTGCAGAGGGGCTTcatgcccagcctgtcccttcCCACAGAGGACTGGGGGGACCAGAAGTGCATGACAGCACTTCCTTACATCTGCAAGCGAAGCAACGTGACAGCTGTGAAGCCTTCCTTGTTTCCGGTACCTGCTGCCACAAGTGGgggctgtccccaaggctggcTGCCCTTCCTCAGCAAGGTACCACTGGAGGGAGAGAGGACAGCAGGATGGGAGAGGGGATGGCAGGATGACGACTGCTTCCTAGTCTTCCACCAGCCCTGCGGAGCCACAGAGAGAGTGGCTGCAAAATGGCAGGATGGAGATGCCTGCATATGTTTTGTGGGGAGTGCTGGGGGATGCATTTACAGGGATGCTGGGAGACATGCTATGGGATGGTGAAGGTGAGGTGTGTGAGGAGAGATGTGGAAGGGCAGAGGGGTTGGGGGGTGGCCCGCATGAGGGTATGAAGGGGCGAAGGACCATTGTGGCAGAATGGGGCTGCAGAGGGTGGCTGAGTGGGGAGGGTGCAGGGTTCAGGACTGGGGTCAGCTGCATCTCCTGGCCCATCCTGTGCCCCTGCGTCTGCAGTGTTTCAGCTTCAATGGCCATAACAAAGGCGAGATAGTGAAGTGGCCAGAGGCGAAGCAGTTGTGTGAGAGCCAGGGCGCCATCCTGGCCACCATTGCCAGCCCCCTGGAGCAGGGTAGGTCTCCTCTACCCCCACCACCCCACCAGGGTTCTATCTGCCACGGGTGGTCCTCAGCCTCTGACCTGTCATTTGCAGCCTTCATCACTTCCATGCTGCCCAACATCTCCTTGGACCTCTGGATTGGCCTGCACGATGCCCAGGGGGAGTTCCAGTGGGTGGAGGGGGAGCCGCTGCAGCACGTGAGCTGGGCACCTGGAGAGccctcaggctgcagctcctccagctccaaTGACAAGCCGGTGAGGGAGATTCCCCATAGCACCCCCTTCCCTCAGAAAGGTCCCACAGTGCCAGGCCCAGCCttggaaaaggaaagatttagtgggctggggtggctctgcaagggcagtgcaggatgcagccctgcagggtgggGGTTTCTGGCATGGGAATCTCTGCTGTGGAGGAAAACAGTGCAAAGAGCAGTGCTGACCTTGTGCTTTGGCTGTGCAGACCAACTGCGTTGTGGTGTGGCATGGCTCACCCCCCCTCTTCACGGGACGCTGGGATGACCGGAGCTGCCTGGAGGAGAAACACGGCTATGTCTGCCAGCGGAGCATAGGTAGGAGGGGGATgaggggacagccccagctctcttgGCTGAGGAGCTGTCACTGCCACCCTGGTGCCCCATGTTGTGATGGGACTGGGGAACCTGAGGCAATGGGTTTAGCTTGAGGAGACGGACTTAACTTAGGTGGGTGGGTCTCTGATCTCAGCCTTTTGTGGGACAGCCCCAAACCTGTGCACACCAACCTGGCTCAGTGTGTCCCCACAGGGACGTGCATCCTGGTGGACAGCTCTTAGGTGGGGATGGTGCTAGGGTGTCAGTGCTTGTCATTCCTGAGGATGTCCCTCTGCCCTTCCCAGTTGCACCAGGATGTTGCCAGGTGCAACCAGCACAATACTACTAGGGACAGACTGGCCTGGGTAGGGATGGACAAAAGGGTGACCCACCTGGGATGCAGGAACATCCTCCATGCCCTCTGACCATGTCTCTTTTCTCCTCCAGACCCGGCCCTGAGCCCTGCGCAGGCACCATTCCCCCCTTCTCCTACTGGCACCCTCTTTTACCACAACAGCACTTACCGCATCCTGCAGAAACCCCTCAGGTGGCACGAGGCGCTGCTGCTTTGCGAGACCCTCAATGCCACCCTGGCCACCATCTCCAACCCTTACAGTCAGGCCTTCCTCACACAGGCTGTCAGCAGCCTGCAGGCTCCGCTCTGGATTGGGTTGGCCAATGATGAGGTGAGGGAAGGGGGCAAGGCACCTGGGGCACGGGTCCCCAGAGGGATCACAGCAGCCTCCCAGGCACCTCCTCCCTGTGGTGTTCCAGGGAGGCCGGAGCTACTCGTGGCTGACAGAGGAGAATCTCATCTACACCAACTGGCAGGACGGGGAGCCCCAACAGATCACTGGCTGCTCCTACATGGACACGGACGGGAGCTGGCgcacagctggctgtgacacCAGGCTGCAGGGGGGCATCTGTCAGTTCCAAACAGGTGCTGGCCAGTGGCCTGGGGTAGTCTGGGTGGGGTGTGACCAAGGGATGGAGACGGCATCCCACCAGGGACCTTCTGGAACATGTCCTTGTGGGTCTTGTGCTCTGGGACCCCAACATCCTGTGGCCCACCACACCTTTAATATACCATGTGCTTCCCAGGTCACCCCCGCATGCACAAGTGGACCTACAGTGGTAGCTGTCCCAAATCGCTGGAGGACTCGTCCTGGATCCCCTTCCGGGATCACTGCTACACCTTCCACATGGAGATCACTCTTGGGCAGAAGGATGCCATGAAGAGGTGCCAGAAAGGtatgagggagctggggtggtAAAGGAGGGTGATGCTTCCTTGCAAATGGAAAAGAGTGAGATCCCCAGGATGTTTGTGGGTGCAGCAGAGcccccttgtccctgtgcccctgtccagccttggTCAGCCATTGTCTCCTTGCTGTTCCATGTTAGGGTTCCGCAGTCATCACGTGGTTCGTGGGTGGGTCCTGAACTTTGTCCTgttgggcactgctgctccctaACTCAATCCTCGCAGTTCTGGGCCTCTCCTTGACAGTCTTCCCTCTGCAGTTGGCGGCACAGTGTTGTCCATCCAGGATGAAATGGAGAATGTCTTTGTGTGGGAGCATCTCCAGGCGTACGAGGGCCTTTCCAAGGGGGCCTGGCTGGGCATGACCTTCAACCCCAAAGGTACAAAGGAAGGAATGAGGTTTGAGATATTCCCTCAGGCACCTCCATGAACTCCCACCAAGTCTGTGGTGAGCAGAGGAAGCCCTtggtggtggcaccagtgagGAGGGCTCATACCATAGTGTGACCAGGCACACTAGTGTCTCAGGCTGTGCTGGACATACTGCGTGTGCCCTCCTCTGGCtcggtgggataggaaacccaAAGCCAAAGCCTTCTTCAAGGCACTGGAGCCTGCAGATTCAGGAAGGTGTGCTGTAGCCCCTGGTCCTCCTCATCACACTGCCTCaccatagaatcacagagtcatgggatggtttgggttggaagagaccttcaagccAATCCAGTctcaccccctgccatgggcaggccCACCTTCTACTAGACCAGGCTTCCCAGAGCCCTGTCACACTTCCTTGTACTTTCTGAACTGGAGCAAAGGTGGGGTGTCCTCTTCAGCTGCCTTAAGCctaattttcccattttccaggtgGCACCTTGGTTTGGCATGACAACAGTGCTGTGAACTACTCCAACTGGGGCCAGCACGACACGGGGCCCAGCATGCTTAGCCAGAACAGCTGCTACTGGATCCAGAGCAGCAACGGCGTGTGGCGTTTAGGCTCCTGCACAAACGTAACCATGGGGGTCATCTGCAAGATCCCCCGAGGTAGGGCCCCCTCTGCTGCTTGAGGCTGCTGGGCTGATGTAGGGTGAGctgggggtctgggcagggtgGTGCATGGCAGAACTGTCACAGTGGCAGCACCAACCACATGTTTTCAGTAATTCCAGTGCAGGGGCTTATATGGGTTGGTGTTGGGGTTTACAGGTCTCCATTGGGCTCAGTGATGGGCTGCGCCCAATGTGTCTCATTGGCTGTGTCAGCTCCTTGGGGCAGGATGGGGCCAATGGAACAGTGGTAGAGCAGAGCCAGAGGACCAGCCCAGCTATTCATCACCTGTTGCCCGTGTGgtgcagcactgggagcagtgcAGAGTGTGGGTCCAGACTTGATGGTTGTGGGAAGATGGGAGGGTGTCGTGGCTATGCACTCACCTGTCTATGTTGCCATTGCAGTGGAGgagagcagcttttccagggcagGTGAGTAGCACCATCAGCCTGGGCATAGTACTGGGACTGGAAACGAGGACTGGGAGCCTGTGCCACAGCCCGACTTATGTAAATAATGAAAGGAATGGGGTTTACGGGTGGAGAATGCCATTCCCAAGTGACTTTGGCCTTGACTTAGGActcctcagcagcaggagccatcaTTTCATTAAGGTGTGTGTCTGCCCAGCTGCTTGCCAGACTCTCCTTCCAGTGCCCACACTGCCTGGTCAGTCAGGGGGATGGCCAGCATGTTTGCTGGGAGGATCCCAAAGATccatcccaggcagctgctAAATGTTCATACACACCACAAAAGACCCAGGGagtctgcccagccccaggaggtCTGCCCAGAGCAAGACGTCCACAAAACACCAAAGCAGATTGGCAGagtcacagaatatgctgagctggaagggacccaccaggatcaaggatcattgagtccagctcttTAAGTGAATGACCCATACGGAAATCAAATCCACAACCTTGGTGTTACTAGCATCATGCTTAACCAACTGAGCTAATCTCATTCCAGTCCTGTCCTGCTCTCCAGGGTGGTAGTCAGCCCCAAGACTGCCAGAGCTCAGGAAGTGTTTGGTCAgcactctcaggcacagggctggattcttggggtgtcctgtgcaggtccaggagttggacttggtgacctttgtgggttccttccaacttGGGACATTCTATGATTAAATCACCGTGCCCAGAAACACGGGTCTAGCTGGAGCCCCACcagcctcagcctctcctgcaggctgagcGGGGAACAGGAGCCATCTGTCTGCCTCTCAACAGCCTTttcctccctgcagctctgccagagaACACAACAACCGTCGCAGTGGTTGTGCTGTCCACACTGGCACTGTGCACCTTGCTGGGGGTCGTTGTCTTCCTGTACAAGCGCCGACAGGGCGCAGAGCGGGGCGCCTTCGAGAGTGCTCGCTACAGCCGCACCACCTCCAACCCCAGTGAATCTGCTGAGAAGAACATCCTGGTGTCAGACATGGAGATGAACGAGCAGCAAGACTAATGGCAGAGGGGACGCTGGGGATGGGGatctggggaggggggaggatGGAGAGCATCATGCATGCTATCCCCATGGTGCATGGggcaggggtggcagcaggactggtgtggcagggcagggagaggggctgggatcaGGGTTGCGGTCCAGCCAGGTGGGCAAGAGGGAGCCAGGGTCCCTCCTGCCTGGCATGTCACTGCCATCACCTCTGGGCTTGTCCCCAGCTGCTGGGATtttgcctgcagcagctgtggtggcaGTTTCAGAGCTAAAAAGTTTTGAGAGAAGTTGCTGCACAAGTTTGAGAGCTTTCCAGTGGCATGAACGGGCTCcaagacacctttgccttgggaGAAGGCAAGCACAGGGATtcagggccctgcagcaggcTCTTCCCCCAGGAACCGAGCTGGTGTCCACGAAGACATCCTCCCAGGCAAGAGGTCTCCAAAGCCGATCTACCTCCCCTCTGTGTGCAGCGGCAagggccctgccagctcccagccccaccaCTGTGCCGCTCCTTCCCTCTCTTCGGCTTCATCCCCGCCTCTAGCAGAAAGCAGACACACTGTTGCAGCGATCCTagcatggagccccacaggatcAGCGATGGAATTCTCTCCTCCCTGGCACATTCCTAGGGCTGTGTacagccccagggatgctgtggCAGCTTCCCTGTTCTGTAAGCCAGAGCTTGTCTCATTTTCTTTGATGTGTGTGTCCCCCAAATAACTGCACGGGAGAGCACACCAGCAAAATGCTGGCCCAGCCCCTCTGGTGGAGCGCCCTCAGCCCCCCGGAGCCCACAGGAGGAGTCgggtgctggggcaggagatgctgccagAGATCTGGGACCACCCTCTGTGCCTTGTTGGGCAGGGATGGCGTGGGGCTGGGGTCACTTGCTGCTGGTGCCTTGTTGGGCCCAGAAGGCTGAGGATCAGTGCTCTAGAgtggggaggatttgggaagTTTTGGTGGTTATTTTGAAGTTGgtggtttgttggttttctaAGGAAATTATGGTAGCTTTTGTTGCTATACTGTACTGAGTGCGTGCTGAATATATACGTTTTTTCACACAGCTGACTGGGGTGTGTGTGGTTGCCTGTTTCCATGTAGGGTGTagcagaggaggaggtggaggaggaagaaggcagtgtgtgcctTCCTGCCTGGCTTttgagctgtgcagggaggagtgggggtgcccagggctgagccatcCTCCATCAGCTTCATGCAGCAGCATCCTGGGATGAAGGATGCCTGGAGACAGCGAGAGTTGTTAGGTCCTCAACGACGGTTCCCTGCTAGGAATGGGATCCAAGGAGCCCCTTGGACCTCTGAAGTGGGGTGACATAGTCCTACAAAAGATGTTGCCTTTAGCCCTCTGCCTCTGAGGCTCAAGTTGGGGTTGGTTTTGCTGTAAGAACAGGAACAAGAAAATTTTTCTAAGTCTCTTTTTTGACACCCGTGtgcattttaaaatctgttgATGAACACTTAAGCTGGACATTAAGTGTTAAAAAAATTGTTGGGGGGTGGAATGGGGGAACTGGGTACCGCTTagtttttgtttaatttttggcAACCTACGAAAGCTGCCATGAAATTTCAGGGTGAGGAAGAATCTGGAGCACAtagatctgccccagctccatttctctctctcagctTTCTCTGCCTTTATTTCCTGAGTCCTTTCTAGTTTGGAGCAGTTGGTTCTGTCCGTGAGCCCATGCCTTCCTGATGTGGGAGCTAGAGCCTGAAAAGCCAAGCATGAATCCCTTCTCATCCCCAGTATCTGGAATTCCTGCT
Protein-coding sequences here:
- the MRC2 gene encoding C-type mannose receptor 2, translating into MGRGSAGPRPVCSALCPPLRGPLCCLLGLQLVLGAAHPDSKVFLIYNTGTQGCLETKDSLVRLAKGCNASSTAQQWKWVSRNRLFNVGAMQCLGVSWHGTNATAGLHLLATYECDRESVNMRWSCRGLGEQLSQHLGARLGNSSLDRGDQVHGSQWRTYGTEEDLCSMSYSEIYTIQGNSHGKPCTIPFKYDNQWFHECTSTGREDGHLWCATTQDYGKDERWGFCPIKSNDCETFWDKDHLTNSCYQFNFQSTLSWQEAWNSCEQQGANLLSITEIHEQTYINGLLTGYSSTLWIGLNDLDINGGWQWSDNSPLKYLNWENDQPDNPSEENCGVIRTESSGGWQNRDCGIALPYVCKKKPNATADPFLADSWSEVKVDCEPSWQPFQSNCYRLVGEKKSWQEAKKTCLRSGGDLVSIHTLSELEFVTKEIKQDVEELWIGLNDLKLQMNFEWSDGTPVRFTYWHPFEPNNFRDSLEDCVTIWGPEGRWNDSPCNQTLPSICKKPGRVSQEKEEDDHGCRKGWKWHSPSCFWLGEDHVPYRDARKTCSDYSSTLVTITNRFEQAYVSSLIYGWDGEYFWTALQDINETGAFHWLSGDEVTYTHWNRNQPGYNKGGCVALATGSSMGLWEVKNCSTFKAKYICRQNLGTPVNPELPSPFPTPSLTANCPPGWSSNPKLRHCYKVFNFEKLQEKKTWIAAQEFCRELGAQLLSLGSYEEEHFVANTLNKIFGESEPELHEQHWFWIGLNRRDPAGDQSWRWSDGLGFFYHNFDRSNYDDDDIRSCTVLDLASLQWMPMQCEAQLDWICKLPKGADVKEPEITTQGSKEWLKYQEAEYKFFEHHSTWLQAKRICSWFQAELTSVHSKAELHFLGQNLKKFSRGQEQHWWIGLHTYENDGRFKWSDGSLLNFVSWAPGKPRPISKDRKCVYMTASREDWGDQKCMTALPYICKRSNVTAVKPSLFPVPAATSGGCPQGWLPFLSKCFSFNGHNKGEIVKWPEAKQLCESQGAILATIASPLEQAFITSMLPNISLDLWIGLHDAQGEFQWVEGEPLQHVSWAPGEPSGCSSSSSNDKPTNCVVVWHGSPPLFTGRWDDRSCLEEKHGYVCQRSIDPALSPAQAPFPPSPTGTLFYHNSTYRILQKPLRWHEALLLCETLNATLATISNPYSQAFLTQAVSSLQAPLWIGLANDEGGRSYSWLTEENLIYTNWQDGEPQQITGCSYMDTDGSWRTAGCDTRLQGGICQFQTGHPRMHKWTYSGSCPKSLEDSSWIPFRDHCYTFHMEITLGQKDAMKRCQKVGGTVLSIQDEMENVFVWEHLQAYEGLSKGAWLGMTFNPKGGTLVWHDNSAVNYSNWGQHDTGPSMLSQNSCYWIQSSNGVWRLGSCTNVTMGVICKIPRVEESSFSRAALPENTTTVAVVVLSTLALCTLLGVVVFLYKRRQGAERGAFESARYSRTTSNPSESAEKNILVSDMEMNEQQD